A region of Deltaproteobacteria bacterium DNA encodes the following proteins:
- the pyrR gene encoding bifunctional pyr operon transcriptional regulator/uracil phosphoribosyltransferase PyrR has product MTDKTAMNSASVKRTILRIVNEILERNNGASDIVIIGVRTRGVHIAERIASAIEKLEGIRPPLGTLDITLYRDDLRQKTEWPKVKRTEIPFSVEDKKVILVDDVLYTGRTTRAAIEAIMDFGRPSAIQLAALIDRGHRELPIQPDYIGHKIETARTQEVRVLLKETDGKDEVLLVQD; this is encoded by the coding sequence ATGACGGATAAAACAGCAATGAACTCTGCCTCTGTGAAACGCACTATCCTGCGTATCGTGAATGAGATTCTGGAGAGAAATAACGGTGCAAGCGATATTGTTATTATAGGGGTCAGGACCAGGGGCGTTCATATTGCCGAGAGAATCGCAAGCGCGATAGAGAAGCTCGAGGGTATAAGGCCCCCTTTGGGCACTCTCGATATAACGCTCTACAGAGACGATCTCAGACAAAAGACCGAGTGGCCCAAAGTAAAGAGAACCGAGATACCGTTCTCGGTCGAAGACAAGAAAGTGATCCTTGTGGATGACGTGCTGTACACGGGGCGCACGACGAGGGCGGCCATCGAGGCTATTATGGACTTCGGAAGGCCCTCTGCGATACAGCTCGCCGCCCTTATAGACAGGGGGCACAGAGAACTACCCATACAGCCGGATTACATCGGTCATAAAATAGAAACTGCGAGGACCCAGGAGGTGAGGGTGCTTTTAAAGGAGACAGACGGGAAAGACGAGGTCCTATTGGTGCAAGATTAG
- a CDS encoding aspartate carbamoyltransferase catalytic subunit, with translation MEFERKHILGLEELNAEEITLVLDTAESMKEVSERDVKKVPALRGMTVCNLFFEPSTRTRSSFEIAEKRLSADVLNFTTSQSSVVKGESLLDTARNLEAMGASMIVIRHPMSGAPWLLAKELNSSIINAGDGSHEHPSQALLDLFTIRRMKGGIEGLKIVIVGDILHSRVARSNIWGFLKLGAEVRVVGPPTLIPKYIEKIDVRTFYNLSEAVVDADVIIMLRIQKERQDFEFFPSLREYSRFYGLTREKIKRAHENVTVMHPGPINRGVELSSDMADGPGSVILEQVSNGIAVRMAMFYLVASARRNG, from the coding sequence ATGGAATTTGAGCGCAAACACATCCTGGGGCTTGAAGAGTTAAACGCGGAAGAGATAACCCTTGTTCTCGATACGGCGGAGTCGATGAAAGAGGTTTCGGAGCGTGATGTTAAAAAGGTTCCGGCGCTCAGGGGGATGACTGTCTGCAATCTGTTTTTCGAGCCGAGCACCAGAACCCGGTCATCGTTCGAAATCGCCGAAAAAAGACTTAGCGCCGATGTTTTAAATTTCACCACTTCCCAGAGCAGCGTAGTCAAGGGCGAAAGCCTTCTGGATACCGCGAGAAATCTCGAGGCGATGGGAGCCAGCATGATTGTAATCAGGCATCCGATGTCGGGCGCGCCATGGCTCCTGGCGAAGGAGCTCAATTCCTCAATTATAAATGCCGGTGACGGCTCCCATGAACATCCCAGTCAGGCGCTTCTCGATCTGTTTACAATAAGACGTATGAAGGGGGGGATAGAGGGGCTCAAAATCGTTATCGTAGGCGACATACTTCACAGCCGTGTGGCAAGATCGAACATTTGGGGGTTCCTGAAGCTCGGAGCCGAAGTCCGGGTTGTCGGTCCCCCGACCCTGATACCGAAGTACATCGAAAAAATCGATGTCAGGACGTTCTATAATCTGAGTGAGGCGGTAGTGGATGCGGACGTAATAATTATGCTGAGGATTCAAAAAGAGAGACAGGATTTCGAGTTCTTTCCTTCACTCAGGGAGTATTCGAGATTTTACGGGCTTACGCGCGAAAAAATAAAAAGGGCGCACGAGAATGTTACCGTTATGCACCCCGGTCCGATTAACAGGGGTGTCGAGCTGTCCTCCGATATGGCAGACGGGCCGGGATCGGTAATACTAGAGCAGGTATCAAACGGGATCGCGGTAAGGATGGCGATGTTTTATCTCGTGGCCTCTGCGAGGAGAAACGGGTGA
- a CDS encoding dihydroorotase — protein sequence MSILIKGGRIIDPSRNFDKIGNILIEKGKIKSFPKDAKEFENNSKYKVIDAGRKIVSPGFVDIHVHLREPGYEYKETIRSGCESAAAGGFTSIVCMPNTNPINDNASVTEYIMLKARTEGIVNVFPIGAITKGEKGETLAQIGEMYEAGCVGVSDDGMPVMNSKVMRHAMEYVKAFGIPVISHAEDRNLSASGVMNEGDMSTLLGLKGIPAASEDVMVSRDITLAELTGTHLHICHVSTAGSVRLIRDAKARGVNVTAEAAPHHFTLTDKAVGEYDTNSKMNPPLRGESDMEAVREGLRDGTIDVIATDHAPHSEDEKKVEFDLAPFGIVGLETALPLSLRLVEQGVISLHDMIAKMTYIPSKIVNIERGTLNPGAPADVVIFDAERRYTVDRDKFHSKSKNTPFHGWELSGAVICTIVNGRVVYSC from the coding sequence GTGAGCATACTCATAAAGGGGGGCAGAATCATCGATCCCTCCCGAAATTTCGACAAAATCGGGAATATACTCATAGAGAAGGGCAAAATAAAATCATTCCCTAAAGATGCGAAAGAGTTCGAAAACAACTCGAAGTATAAAGTAATCGATGCCGGGAGGAAGATAGTCTCGCCCGGATTCGTTGACATCCACGTTCACTTGAGGGAGCCCGGCTATGAGTACAAAGAGACTATCCGAAGCGGGTGCGAGTCAGCCGCGGCCGGCGGGTTTACGTCGATCGTGTGCATGCCGAACACGAACCCGATAAACGACAACGCTTCTGTTACCGAATACATAATGCTTAAAGCACGAACAGAGGGGATAGTAAACGTTTTCCCTATCGGCGCGATCACCAAAGGGGAAAAGGGAGAAACCCTCGCCCAGATAGGCGAGATGTATGAGGCGGGATGCGTAGGGGTATCGGACGACGGTATGCCTGTCATGAACTCAAAGGTAATGCGTCATGCTATGGAGTACGTTAAGGCGTTCGGGATTCCTGTGATATCGCATGCGGAAGACAGGAATCTATCCGCAAGCGGGGTGATGAATGAGGGAGATATGTCCACTCTTTTAGGTCTCAAAGGAATTCCGGCGGCTTCTGAAGACGTCATGGTTTCCCGTGACATTACGCTCGCCGAGCTCACCGGCACGCACCTTCATATATGTCATGTCTCGACAGCGGGCTCCGTAAGGCTGATAAGGGATGCCAAGGCAAGAGGCGTAAACGTAACCGCCGAAGCCGCTCCTCACCACTTTACGCTCACGGATAAAGCGGTCGGGGAGTACGACACTAACTCCAAAATGAATCCACCCCTGAGAGGCGAATCCGACATGGAGGCTGTAAGGGAAGGCCTCCGGGACGGGACTATAGACGTCATAGCAACCGACCATGCCCCTCACAGCGAGGACGAAAAGAAAGTCGAGTTCGATCTCGCGCCTTTCGGAATCGTCGGGCTTGAAACAGCGCTTCCGCTTTCACTCAGGCTCGTGGAGCAGGGTGTGATAAGTCTTCACGATATGATCGCTAAAATGACTTATATTCCGTCAAAAATCGTGAATATCGAAAGGGGCACTTTAAATCCGGGAGCCCCCGCCGATGTCGTAATTTTTGACGCCGAAAGAAGGTACACGGTTGACAGGGACAAATTCCATTCCAAGAGCAAAAATACGCCCTTTCACGGCTGGGAATTATCGGGAGCGGTTATTTGCACGATTGTAAACGGCAGAGTAGTTTACTCTTGCTGA
- the lepB gene encoding signal peptidase I — protein sequence MVGLWSRDKKVKNRAKKILSETKSLLNNNSSKLKPKAREIINKRISALEGAISGGNTEEIKIKTDELEVASRDYLSGFTKSKLRQNVEALIFAIALALIIRTFIFQPFKIPSGSMIPTLLVGDHLLVNKFIYGTKIPLTDKIIFPLEEIERGDVIVFTYPNSEHDPSKKGVYYIKRVVGLPGDSIDIDGRELYINGEKVPLEFLGSYVDERNGEQFDEYDEDLFGDEHPVIFRKGSQQTNRGNYIPVTKVPEGEVFVMGDNRDNSQDSRFWGFVPIENIAGKAFLIHWSWDFDNPDIQNKVRWGRILSGIN from the coding sequence ATGGTCGGTTTATGGTCAAGGGACAAGAAAGTAAAGAACAGAGCCAAGAAGATTCTTTCCGAGACAAAATCCCTTTTAAATAACAACAGCTCAAAATTAAAGCCCAAAGCTCGGGAGATAATAAACAAAAGAATAAGCGCGCTTGAGGGCGCTATCTCCGGTGGAAACACCGAGGAGATTAAAATTAAAACTGATGAGCTCGAAGTAGCTTCGAGGGATTATCTCTCCGGTTTTACGAAGTCCAAGCTGAGACAGAATGTTGAAGCCCTCATATTCGCAATTGCGCTTGCGCTTATCATAAGAACCTTTATTTTCCAGCCCTTTAAAATTCCCTCGGGGTCTATGATTCCCACCCTTCTTGTGGGAGACCACCTGCTGGTGAATAAATTCATTTACGGAACGAAAATCCCTCTTACCGACAAGATTATATTTCCGTTAGAGGAGATAGAGAGGGGCGACGTTATAGTCTTTACCTATCCCAACTCGGAACACGATCCATCAAAAAAAGGCGTTTATTATATAAAACGAGTGGTGGGTCTTCCCGGAGACAGTATTGATATAGACGGCAGGGAACTATATATTAACGGAGAGAAGGTACCGCTTGAATTTCTGGGGTCATACGTTGACGAGAGAAACGGTGAGCAGTTCGATGAGTACGATGAGGATCTGTTCGGCGACGAACACCCTGTTATTTTCCGAAAAGGCAGCCAGCAGACAAACAGGGGCAACTATATTCCCGTTACAAAAGTCCCCGAGGGTGAGGTATTCGTAATGGGGGATAACAGAGACAACAGTCAGGACAGCAGATTCTGGGGTTTTGTCCCGATAGAAAACATAGCGGGTAAAGCGTTCCTGATTCACTGGTCGTGGGATTTTGATAACCCGGATATCCAGAACAAGGTGAGGTGGGGAAGAATTTTATCGGGAATTAATTAA